GTCAAGGCCGATATCGAAGCGGCTCTCCGTAAACCGAGCGCCGCAGCTTCCGATACCGCGCCGGCATCAGCGGCGCCTCCGCCGCCGCGCGCCGGCGCGATCACCGCGCCGCACGAACTCGTGCCGCATTCCTCGATGCGCAAAATCATTGCCCGGCGCTTGAGTGAAGCGAAGCAGCAGATCCCGCATTTCTATCTCTCGCTCGATATCGGGCTCGATGCCTTGCTCGATCTCCGCGCCACGCTGAACGCGAAAGCGCCGAAAGAGGGGCCTGGCGCCTTCAAGCTTTCGGTCAATGACCTGATCATCAAAGCGGCGGCGATTGCGCTGCGGCGCGTCCCGCGTGTCAATGCGAGCTTCACCGAAGACGGTATTGCTTATTACCGCGACGTCGATATCAGCGTCGCGGTCGCGATTCCGGATGGCTTGATTACCCCAATCATTCGCGGCGCCGATCACAAAGGCCTTGCCGCGATCAGCAACGAGATGAAAGCCCTCGCCGGGCGGGCACGCGCCGGCAAGCTCAAGCCAGAGGAATACCAGGGCGGCGGCTTCTCGATTTCCAATCTCGGCATGTATGGTATCACGGCGTTTTCGGCGATCATCAACCCGCCGCAAAGCGCGATCCTCGCAATCGGCGCGGGAGAGAAGCGCGCGGTGGTTCGCGGTGATGCGATTGCCATCGCGACGATGATGACCTGCACGCTCAGCGTCGATCATCGCGTCGTCGATGGCGCGCTCGGCGCCGAATGGCTCGCAGCGTTCAAAGCGATCATCGAGGATCCGCTGAGCCTGATGCTTTGACACTCCGAACGGGAGCCGAAAATGGCTGACACCTCCTTTGATCTGATCGTGCTCGGCGGCGGGCCCGGCGGCTATGTCGCGGCGATCCGCGCAGCACAGCTCGGCATGAAAACCGCGGTGGTCGAGCGCGAGCATCTCGGCGGCATTTGTCTCAACTGGGGCTGCATCCCAACGAAAGCGCTGTTGCGTGCCGCCGAAATCAATCACATCCTGCACCATCTTCCGGAATTCGGGTTCGCCGCCGATAATGTTCGCTTCGATCTCGGCAAAGTGGTTGCGCGCTCGCGCGCGGTCGCAAAGCAGCTTTCGTCCGGCGTCGCTCATCTGCTCAAAAAAAACAAAGTCACCGTCTTCGATGGTGCCGGCCGGCTGGCGGGCGCGGGAAAGCTCGCGGTCACCAAGAACGACACGCCGGTCGCGACCCTCACGGCGCCGCATATCGTGCTCGCGACCGGGGCGCGGGCGCGCGAACTCCCTGGCTTGGAAGCCGATGGCAAGCTGATCTGGACCTACAAGGATGCGATGGTGCCGAAGACGCTGCCCAAGCGGCTTCTGGTCGTCGGCTCGGGTGCCATCGGCATCGAATTTGCCTGTTTTTATCGTAGCCTTGGCGCCGAGGTGACGGTGGTTGAGGTGCTCGATCGCATTCTCCCGGTGGAAGACGCCGAAATCAGTGCATTCGCGCAAAAGGCCTTCGAGAAACAAGGCATCACGATTCTCACCAAGGCGACGGTGAAGGGCGCGAAAAAGACGGCCGATAGCGTCAACGTCGAGATCGAGGCCGGCGGCAAGAGTTCGCAAATCACCGTCGATCG
This portion of the Acidibrevibacterium fodinaquatile genome encodes:
- a CDS encoding pyruvate dehydrogenase complex dihydrolipoamide acetyltransferase → MATNILMPALSPTMTEGTLARWLKKEGDDIRAGDVIAEIETDKATMEVEAVDEGVLGKILVPEGSAGVKVNAPIAILVAEGEKVPAQTDAPPAAPGNAPGNAKETRQDAAPAPAQPASQSAKPAATVSADHGERIFVSPLARRMALQAGIDLATLSGSGPNGRIVKADIEAALRKPSAAASDTAPASAAPPPPRAGAITAPHELVPHSSMRKIIARRLSEAKQQIPHFYLSLDIGLDALLDLRATLNAKAPKEGPGAFKLSVNDLIIKAAAIALRRVPRVNASFTEDGIAYYRDVDISVAVAIPDGLITPIIRGADHKGLAAISNEMKALAGRARAGKLKPEEYQGGGFSISNLGMYGITAFSAIINPPQSAILAIGAGEKRAVVRGDAIAIATMMTCTLSVDHRVVDGALGAEWLAAFKAIIEDPLSLML
- the lpdA gene encoding dihydrolipoyl dehydrogenase, with protein sequence MADTSFDLIVLGGGPGGYVAAIRAAQLGMKTAVVEREHLGGICLNWGCIPTKALLRAAEINHILHHLPEFGFAADNVRFDLGKVVARSRAVAKQLSSGVAHLLKKNKVTVFDGAGRLAGAGKLAVTKNDTPVATLTAPHIVLATGARARELPGLEADGKLIWTYKDAMVPKTLPKRLLVVGSGAIGIEFACFYRSLGAEVTVVEVLDRILPVEDAEISAFAQKAFEKQGITILTKATVKGAKKTADSVNVEIEAGGKSSQITVDRVISAVGIVGNVEAIGLAEAGVRVEKTHVVIDEFCRTNVPGIYAIGDLAGPPWLAHKASHEGIVCVEKIAGVKGVHPLDASNIPGCTYCRPQIASVGLTEAKAKESGREVRVGRFPFIGNGKAIALGEPEGMVKTVFDAKTGELLGAHMIGAEVTEMIQGFAIARTLESTEAELMATVFPHPTVSEAMAESVLDAYGRAIHF